A region of Heteronotia binoei isolate CCM8104 ecotype False Entrance Well chromosome 2, APGP_CSIRO_Hbin_v1, whole genome shotgun sequence DNA encodes the following proteins:
- the FMOD gene encoding fibromodulin, whose translation MYWASILIVAGLCGMSMSQYEDYEDMFWLQAYLRSQSSSYSYSPYYEDEIPAYAYVPAGSPEGEPVPEPPVSRECPHECECPPNFSSALYCDTRNLKYLPFVPSRMKYAYFQNNQITTIQEGAFDNATSLEWIALHGNQIASEKMGKRVFAKLKNLERLYLDHNNLTKMPTPLPRSLRELHLGYNQISKVPSNALEGLENLTALYLSHNQIHEIGSNLRGLKSLIIVDLSYNQLRRLPDGLPNSLQQLYLEHNNIYSVPEDYFKASPRLHYVRMSHNSLTNDGLASNAFNTSSLLELDLSYNRLQKIPKVSTSLENLYLQGNRINEFTINSFCTMVDIMNFSRLQVLRLDGNEIRRSAMPSDAPLCLRWASVIEI comes from the exons atgTACTGGGCTTCTATTCTCATTGTGGCTGGCCTCTGTGGCATGTCCATGAGCCAGTACGAAGACTACGAGGACATGTTCTGGCTGCAAGCATACCTACGCAGCCAATCCTCATCCTACAGTTATTCACCATATTATGAAGATGAGATTCCTGCGTATGCCTATGTCCCAGCTGGGTCTCCTGAGGGGGAGCCTGTCCCTGAACCCCCTGTTTCTAGGGAATGCCCTCATGAGTGTGAATGCCCTCCCAACTTCTCTTCTGCTTTGTATTGTGACACTCGTAATCTCAAGTATCTGCCTTTTGTGCCTTCCCGGATGAAATACGCTTATTTCCAGAACAACCAAATTACAACTATCCAAGAGGGAGCTTTTGACAATGCTACAAGCCTGGAATGGATTGCACTGCACGGCAACCAAATTGCCAGTGAGAAGATGGGCAAGAGAGTCTTTGCCAAGCTCAAGAATCTGGAGAGGCTGTACCTTGACCACAACAACTTGACCAAGATGCCTACCCCACTGCCACGGTCCCTGAGAGAGCTTCATCTGGGTTACAATCAGATCTCTAAGGTTCCCTCCAATGCTCTTGAGGGCTTAGAGAATCTCACTGCCCTGTATCTCAGCCACAACCAGATCCATGAAATTGGATCAAACCTCAGAGGGTTAAAGTCTCTGATTATTGTGGACCTGAGCTACAACCAACTGAGGAGACTGCCTGATGGCCTTCCAAACTCTCTGCAGCAGCTGTACTTGGAGCATAATAACATATATAGTGTCCCTGAGGATTACTTCAAGGCTTCCCCCAGACTGCACTATGTACGAATGTCCCACAATAGTCTGACAAATGATGGACTTGCCTCCAATGCTTTCAATACCAGTAGTCTCCTGGAACTGGATCTCTCATACAACAGGCTTCAGAAGATACCAAAGGTCAGCACAAGCCTCGAGAATCTCTACCTCCAGGGGAACAGAATAAATG aATTCACCATCAATAGTTTCTGCACCATGGTAGATATCATGAACTTCTCCAGACTACAAGTCTTGAGGCTGGATGGGAATGAGATCCGCCGGAGTGCCATGCCCTCAGATGCCCCACTCTGCCTGCGATGGGCCAGTGTCATCGAGATCTAA